One genomic window of Mastomys coucha isolate ucsf_1 unplaced genomic scaffold, UCSF_Mcou_1 pScaffold8, whole genome shotgun sequence includes the following:
- the LOC116083360 gene encoding histone H2B subacrosomal variant-like has product MAKPTFKRHHNTKRHRRPFYRKHSRCSSINFGHGNYSLYISRVLKEVVPQRGISSQSVDIMNILINDIFERIATEACQQMFLRKRCTLTSEDIQRAVYLLLPKKLAKLAVTFGTKAVHRFIHSKAPHSSLIGTWRK; this is encoded by the coding sequence ACACCAAAAGACATCGAAGACCATTTTATAGAAAGCACTCGCGTTGCTCTAGCATCAATTTTGGCCATGGAAATTACTCCCTTTACATAAGCAGGGTCCTGAAGGAAGTTGTCCCCCAGAGAGGCATATCATCTCAATCTGTGGACATCATGAACATCCTGATCAACGACATCTTCGAACGCATTGCTACGGAAGCCTGCCAGCAGATGTTCCTCAGAAAGCGCTGTACCCTCACCTCAGAAGACATCCAGAGGGCGGTGTATCTGCTGTTGCCGAAGAAGCTGGCTAAGCTTGCTGTGACTTTTGGAACTAAAGCAGTCCACAGATTCATCCATTCCAAAGCTCCACATTCAAGCCTAATTGGAACTTGGAGAAAGTAA